The segment TTGGCTTCTGGGCGGCTGAGTTAACGCACCCGCTGCGTGTATTTCAGGAAGCGGGTTATGAAGTGGATCTCGTGTCAACGGAAGGCGGTAAATTGGAAATGGATGGATACTCCAATCCAACGGATGCCAGTGGTTATTCAGCACACGATGTGATATCGCTCGGCTATTTGCAAAAGCCAGAGTTTACAGCCATGCTAACCAGCACGAAGAGGCTGACTGAAGTAAAAGCTGCTGATTACGTGGCAATTTTTCTGGTAGGCGGTCAGGGCCCGATGTACACCTTCCGTGGCAACAAGGAATTGGAAAAACTTTTTGTTTCGTTTTATGAAGCTGGGAAACCCAGTGCCGCTGTATGCCACAGCACTACGCTGTTGCTGGAAGCAAAAAAATCCAATGGCGAGTTGCTGGTGAAAGGCAAAACCTGGACAGGCTTTGCC is part of the Cyclobacteriaceae bacterium genome and harbors:
- a CDS encoding type 1 glutamine amidotransferase domain-containing protein, whose product is MVKERQSYVHFHGAPTKGKILMVASSPSVSKQTGWPIGFWAAELTHPLRVFQEAGYEVDLVSTEGGKLEMDGYSNPTDASGYSAHDVISLGYLQKPEFTAMLTSTKRLTEVKAADYVAIFLVGGQGPMYTFRGNKELEKLFVSFYEAGKPSAAVCHSTTLLLEAKKSNGELLVKGKTWTGFADAEEEFADQAVGMKIQPYRIESEARKISGTNFKVAAPFSSYAITDGNLVTGQQQNSGAAAAEMVVELLGK